The window GCGGGCGCATCGGCATCTCCCGTCGGGTCAAGCTCGAGCGGGGAGCCGTTCGGAGGCGAGGTTTGCTGCGTGTGCCTGTCGGGATTGAAGGAGGACGCAGGCGGGGACGTGCGGGTGCTCCCCTGCATGCACGAGTTCCACAAGGCCTGTGTCGACAGGTGGTTCGACGCCTGCCGGAGGACCTGCCCGATCTGCCGGTTCTCGATGGATGAAGCAGGAGGAGATGAAGGGTGTCGTAGAGAGGAGGAGCTAACCGAAGAGATGGTGATCTGGTTTTCCTCTTTCCATGCAGCTGGGTTCTAAAAAACATGTGTCTTCTTCTCGGATTCAAACTTGCATATGTTTTCACATTATGTTCTGCTCCTTGTGTTCTGCTTTGACAAAGTTTTTTCTTCATTGCATCGCAATAAAATGTATTGGCGAATGGCTCAAGCAGGActataatgagaaaaaaaaataattagaattcATGATCGAATTGcttcaaaaaagaaatgccAAATTCAtaaagaagattaaaaaaaaaaaaaaaattcaaagtaaaaatgTTCCGTTGCCGGGAATCGAACCCGGGTCTCCTGGGTGAAAGCCAGATATCCTAACCGCTGGACGACAACGGAACTTGTTGACTGCTTATCCAACAATAATATAGTTATATAAAACTAATTCGATGCGAAGACTTTTGCGGGTATTCGGTCGCCCTCCTTCGCCCCTTAATCTGTCAAATTGTTGTTAGTTTGAATGTCCTTGTCGATGTGCGCTTTAAGGAACTCGGAAGAATGTTGATAATGCCCTCTTTCTCTACATTACCGTTGCATGTTCGTCCAAATTGAATTTGGTACACGATT of the Eucalyptus grandis isolate ANBG69807.140 chromosome 10, ASM1654582v1, whole genome shotgun sequence genome contains:
- the LOC104422797 gene encoding E3 ubiquitin-protein ligase RNF13: MVLHRLFSLICHYYGTPGRPARIKELVLPPYGVAVTLDITAGASASPVGSSSSGEPFGGEVCCVCLSGLKEDAGGDVRVLPCMHEFHKACVDRWFDACRRTCPICRFSMDEAGGDEGCRREEELTEEMVIWFSSFHAAGF